In a genomic window of Corynebacterium choanae:
- the hrcA gene encoding heat-inducible transcriptional repressor HrcA, with the protein MTSATDRRRVEVLRAIVADYIASQEPVGSKRLVQRHGLDVSPATIRNDMAHLEREGYIVQQHTSSGRIPTEKGYRLFVDTLTEVKPLSGPERRAIVTFLEGGVDTEDVLRRSVQLLSQLTRQAAVVQLPQLTISTVLHLEVVPLATTRWLLVVILNTGRVEQRYVDFAHPVAESDVERVKTVLSQALVGNTVAKAAQDVKTLRDAPPPGLAHPVAACVTTLLETLVEAPREKLLLAGTANLSANFPTGLTDVLDALEEQVVVLRLMATAQETGAVQVSIGGETQAEPLRRAAVVTAGYGQDDTPLGAMAVVGPTFMDYPATMAKLAAVARYVSRILGTD; encoded by the coding sequence ATGACCAGTGCTACTGATCGCCGACGCGTGGAAGTATTACGCGCAATTGTGGCTGACTACATCGCCTCCCAGGAACCAGTCGGTTCCAAACGGCTGGTACAACGTCACGGGCTCGATGTGTCACCGGCCACCATTCGCAACGATATGGCACACCTGGAACGGGAAGGCTATATCGTGCAACAACACACCTCCTCCGGGCGGATCCCCACCGAAAAAGGCTACCGGCTCTTTGTCGACACCCTCACCGAGGTCAAACCCCTCTCCGGGCCGGAACGGCGCGCCATCGTCACCTTCCTTGAAGGTGGCGTTGACACCGAAGATGTTCTTCGTCGCAGCGTCCAACTGCTCTCCCAGCTCACCCGGCAAGCTGCCGTCGTCCAACTTCCACAGCTCACCATCTCCACCGTGCTCCACCTGGAAGTAGTACCGCTGGCAACCACCCGCTGGCTACTGGTGGTGATTCTTAACACTGGACGAGTCGAACAGCGCTACGTCGATTTTGCACATCCTGTCGCCGAAAGCGACGTCGAACGGGTAAAAACCGTGCTCTCCCAAGCCCTCGTCGGCAACACTGTCGCCAAAGCCGCACAAGACGTGAAAACCCTGCGGGATGCCCCACCACCAGGATTAGCGCACCCCGTCGCCGCCTGCGTCACCACCCTGCTCGAAACACTCGTCGAAGCCCCCCGGGAAAAACTCCTTCTCGCAGGAACCGCTAACCTCAGCGCAAACTTTCCCACCGGGCTCACCGACGTCCTCGACGCTCTCGAAGAACAAGTCGTCGTCCTTCGACTCATGGCTACCGCCCAAGAAACCGGTGCGGTACAAGTTTCCATTGGGGGTGAAACCCAAGCAGAACCGCTGCGCCGGGCTGCAGTCGTCACCGCCGGATACGGGCAAGACGACACCCCACTGGGGGCAATGGCTGTGGTCGGACCGACCTTTATGGACTATCCGGCAACGATGGCAAAACTCGCCGCAGTCGCCCGCTACGTCTCCCGGATCCTCGGCACCGACTAG
- a CDS encoding AMP-dependent synthetase/ligase has protein sequence MQEYATPAAYEVGTHETCLTSLIALSQARPYGVMFTRPDNYEWVDVTAREFVDEVFAVAKGLIANGVELGDRVALLSETRYEWSLLDFAIWAAGAVSVPIYGSSSFSQIQWIIEDSGAVFAVTETVEHTDLMKHLEIGPSGTPDLRSSKSRLRRILEFNAAAIDILKFEGRGVSDDEVWERIRATTADDLASLVYTSGTTGRPKGCRLTHRNWLSEVRGLLTHPIGNIARPGSRVLTFLPLAHVFSRAVSLAIAISGASQSHWSDFSSLSVEFQRARPNLILGVPRVFEKVRNGAYSNAMDKGPVQGAMFLAAEKCAQEYSRALDTPEGPSRALRLKHAGFDKLIYSKIRDAMGASVQYAISGGSAMSPDLLHFFRGMGVTVYEGYGLTETTAAAAVNFDDNIIGTVGRPVGGMAVKINEDGEICLKGEMLFDGYWNNPDATREAIDADGWFNTGDLGEIRPTGHVVITGRKKDLIVTAGGKNVSPGPLEDHLRSHPLISQALVVGDGKPFIGVLIALDEEAMGKWKSGRGIAANKSVSDLVTDPVLRAEIQDAVNNANATVSHTESIKRFYILDRDLSEEENELTPTMKIKRNVVTQRFAKEIAFLYKRR, from the coding sequence GTGCAGGAATACGCAACCCCCGCGGCCTATGAGGTAGGCACGCATGAAACCTGTCTCACCTCGCTGATTGCCCTGTCGCAGGCGCGGCCATACGGGGTGATGTTTACCCGCCCTGACAACTATGAATGGGTCGATGTTACCGCCCGGGAGTTTGTTGATGAGGTGTTTGCTGTCGCTAAAGGGTTGATTGCAAACGGGGTCGAGCTTGGGGATCGGGTCGCGTTACTCAGCGAAACCCGCTACGAGTGGTCGCTGCTTGACTTTGCGATTTGGGCGGCTGGGGCAGTGTCTGTGCCGATCTACGGTTCGTCGTCGTTTAGTCAGATCCAGTGGATTATTGAAGATTCCGGTGCGGTGTTTGCAGTGACCGAGACTGTGGAACACACCGATTTGATGAAGCATTTAGAAATCGGTCCAAGCGGCACCCCGGATCTGCGGAGCAGTAAGTCACGACTGCGTCGAATTTTAGAGTTCAATGCGGCAGCAATCGATATTTTGAAGTTTGAAGGTCGCGGTGTGAGCGACGATGAAGTGTGGGAACGGATTCGTGCCACTACCGCCGACGATCTCGCTTCGCTGGTCTACACCTCCGGCACCACGGGGCGGCCAAAGGGCTGCCGGCTTACGCACCGTAACTGGCTTTCCGAGGTGCGTGGTCTGCTCACCCATCCGATCGGCAATATTGCCCGTCCGGGTTCGCGAGTGTTGACCTTCCTACCGCTGGCGCATGTGTTTTCCCGGGCAGTGTCGCTGGCGATCGCCATCTCGGGGGCAAGCCAATCGCACTGGTCTGATTTTTCGTCGCTGTCGGTAGAGTTTCAGCGTGCCCGGCCGAACCTTATTTTGGGTGTGCCGCGTGTCTTTGAAAAAGTTCGCAACGGCGCATACTCCAATGCGATGGATAAAGGGCCGGTGCAGGGGGCAATGTTTCTTGCAGCTGAAAAGTGTGCGCAAGAATATTCGCGGGCACTTGATACCCCGGAGGGGCCGTCCCGGGCGTTGCGGTTGAAACATGCAGGGTTTGACAAGCTGATCTATTCCAAGATTCGGGACGCTATGGGCGCGAGTGTGCAGTATGCGATCTCTGGGGGATCGGCGATGAGCCCAGATTTGCTGCATTTCTTCCGGGGCATGGGGGTTACCGTGTACGAGGGCTACGGCTTGACGGAAACAACTGCGGCAGCAGCAGTCAACTTTGACGACAACATCATCGGCACAGTAGGCCGTCCGGTCGGTGGTATGGCGGTGAAAATCAACGAAGACGGTGAGATCTGCCTGAAAGGGGAGATGCTCTTTGACGGCTATTGGAATAATCCGGATGCCACCCGGGAGGCGATTGATGCCGATGGTTGGTTTAACACCGGCGACCTGGGGGAAATCCGACCTACTGGCCATGTGGTGATCACCGGGCGTAAGAAGGATCTCATTGTTACCGCGGGCGGTAAAAATGTCTCCCCAGGCCCGTTGGAGGATCATTTGCGCAGTCACCCGCTGATTTCGCAGGCGCTGGTGGTAGGTGATGGTAAACCGTTTATCGGGGTGTTGATTGCGTTAGACGAAGAGGCGATGGGCAAATGGAAGTCTGGCCGTGGGATTGCGGCGAACAAGTCGGTGTCTGATTTGGTCACCGATCCGGTATTGCGAGCCGAGATCCAAGACGCGGTAAATAATGCAAATGCGACAGTGTCACATACTGAGTCGATTAAGCGGTTCTATATTCTTGACCGGGATTTGTCGGAGGAGGAAAACGAATTAACTCCGACGATGAAAATTAAGCGCAATGTGGTGACGCAGCGGTTCGCTAAGGAGATCGCGTTTTTATATAAGCGCCGCTAG
- the dnaJ gene encoding molecular chaperone DnaJ, protein MAKDYYGILGVDQQATDSEIKKAYRRLARKYHPDVNPSDEAAERFREISQAQEVLLDPNKRRMVDAGHDPLAEPQHGYGGGFGGGFGGGFDLGDLFGAFFEGQGETGPIPRVRRGEDSRMAFPISLAEAYTGVDKKITVDTAVICPDCDGSGSKTHQEPVTCQQCTGSGHVRATQRSFLGNMVTVAPCPACAETGQIIPDPCPTCESDGRVRSRRSMQVHIPAGVESGMRIRLQGNGEVGPGGGPAGDLYLHIQVADDPTFTRDNEHLLATVQMSIVDACLGTTVGLTLPDGSQETITVPAGTQPEDTVVVHGKGMPTMQREGERGDLIVRFVMKVPTELDSKTRKTLSQLRDRRGYEPAKVISREDSDNHLFTRIGNFFRGRNA, encoded by the coding sequence GTGGCCAAAGATTATTACGGCATTCTAGGTGTTGACCAGCAGGCAACTGATTCAGAAATCAAAAAAGCCTACCGGCGGCTTGCCCGGAAATATCATCCGGATGTCAACCCCAGCGACGAAGCAGCAGAACGCTTCCGGGAAATCTCCCAAGCCCAAGAAGTGCTACTTGACCCGAACAAGCGTCGTATGGTCGACGCAGGTCACGATCCGCTCGCCGAACCTCAACACGGTTACGGCGGTGGCTTCGGTGGGGGCTTCGGCGGCGGCTTCGACCTCGGCGACCTATTCGGTGCCTTCTTCGAAGGCCAAGGCGAAACCGGCCCCATCCCGCGTGTACGTCGCGGCGAAGACAGCCGCATGGCGTTCCCGATCAGCTTGGCGGAAGCCTACACCGGGGTAGATAAAAAAATCACCGTCGACACTGCAGTGATCTGCCCCGACTGTGACGGCTCCGGGTCGAAAACCCACCAGGAACCTGTCACCTGTCAACAATGCACCGGATCCGGTCATGTGCGCGCAACCCAACGCAGCTTCCTTGGCAATATGGTGACCGTCGCACCATGCCCCGCCTGCGCCGAAACCGGCCAGATCATCCCCGACCCGTGCCCCACCTGCGAATCCGACGGACGAGTACGCAGCCGCCGCAGCATGCAAGTCCATATACCTGCCGGTGTCGAAAGCGGAATGCGCATCCGCCTACAAGGCAACGGGGAAGTAGGACCCGGCGGCGGCCCTGCTGGTGACCTCTATCTGCACATTCAAGTCGCCGACGATCCCACCTTCACCCGCGACAACGAACACCTCCTTGCAACCGTCCAAATGTCCATCGTGGACGCCTGCCTCGGCACCACAGTCGGCCTCACCCTGCCAGACGGAAGCCAAGAAACCATCACCGTCCCCGCCGGCACCCAACCCGAAGACACGGTAGTCGTGCACGGCAAAGGCATGCCGACCATGCAGCGCGAAGGCGAACGCGGCGATCTTATCGTCCGCTTCGTGATGAAAGTTCCCACCGAACTCGACAGCAAAACCCGCAAAACCCTCAGCCAACTGCGTGACCGGCGCGGATACGAACCGGCAAAAGTTATCAGTCGCGAAGACAGCGACAACCACCTGTTCACTCGAATCGGAAACTTTTTCCGCGGCCGCAACGCGTAA
- a CDS encoding 16S rRNA (uracil(1498)-N(3))-methyltransferase translates to MTYPLFLAAGCPATPQAVHTAADQLQQPAGHTIELGGPEGYHAVTVKRITVGEIITISNGCGVAADCEVTAISGKDHLTATIVRTIDDPGRISAPSVTVVQGLPKNDRLDATLENLTQFGVATVIPWQASRSIVKWKGAKADKAAAKWQAICQEAAKQSRRLFVPQVAELHTTHTLAAHIAAFTAAGGKAYILHENAAASLSDQLRHDLPPASTTGDPSTTDHQIPHTPGVLCVVGPEGGISDKEVDELKQAGAQPVLLGAEVLRTATAGAAALAVINVHQGRW, encoded by the coding sequence ATGACCTATCCACTGTTTCTCGCTGCAGGCTGTCCCGCTACTCCGCAAGCAGTACACACTGCTGCCGACCAGCTACAACAGCCAGCCGGCCACACCATCGAATTGGGCGGCCCGGAAGGCTATCACGCAGTCACAGTGAAACGCATCACCGTCGGGGAAATCATCACCATCAGCAACGGCTGCGGGGTCGCCGCCGACTGTGAAGTCACCGCAATCAGCGGCAAAGACCATCTCACCGCCACTATTGTGCGCACCATTGACGACCCGGGGCGGATCAGTGCACCAAGCGTCACTGTCGTGCAAGGCCTACCGAAAAACGATCGCCTCGACGCCACCTTGGAAAACCTCACCCAATTCGGGGTCGCGACCGTCATCCCCTGGCAGGCAAGCCGCAGCATTGTGAAATGGAAAGGCGCCAAAGCTGACAAAGCAGCAGCAAAATGGCAGGCCATCTGTCAGGAAGCTGCCAAACAATCCCGGCGTCTCTTTGTGCCACAAGTAGCAGAACTCCACACTACTCACACGCTTGCCGCCCACATCGCTGCATTTACCGCTGCCGGTGGTAAAGCCTATATTTTGCACGAAAATGCCGCCGCAAGCCTGTCCGACCAACTCCGCCATGATCTTCCACCGGCATCCACCACCGGAGACCCCAGCACAACTGATCACCAAATCCCCCACACACCGGGTGTGCTCTGTGTAGTAGGACCCGAAGGGGGAATCAGCGACAAGGAAGTAGACGAACTGAAACAAGCCGGCGCGCAACCCGTCCTCCTTGGCGCAGAAGTGCTGCGCACCGCCACCGCCGGGGCTGCAGCACTCGCAGTGATCAACGTGCACCAAGGCCGTTGGTAA
- the hemW gene encoding radical SAM family heme chaperone HemW: protein MAKSPTPVTLQGHDDHLGVYIHVPFCASRCGYCDFNTYTAKELAGGFSIAGYLAALSQELENAAEILAASTTPHGADTVFFGGGTPSLLGADTLAQVLAEVSRTIGLAPNCEITTEANPESTSPDFFATLHDSGFTRVSLGMQSTSSRVLSLLGRKHSPGRALQAAEEAIAAGFTHVNLDMIYGTPTETEAEVAATLQAIIETGVDHVSAYSLIVEAGTAFARRVSRGELIQTDDDVLAQRYELIAATLQAHGFDWYEVSNWAKPGGQCRHNLIYWRNRNWWGAGPGAHGHIDGVRRVNVKHPARYHSLSTKDQLPLAEVEHLTAAEHHTETVMVGLRLVEGIDATIIDPRAYPTINDFVQRGLLHQWDDPTTGQRRIAVTDRGRLLADGIIAEILISEESA, encoded by the coding sequence ATGGCGAAATCACCCACACCGGTTACCCTGCAAGGTCACGACGATCACCTGGGGGTCTATATTCATGTGCCGTTTTGTGCATCACGCTGCGGCTACTGTGATTTCAACACTTATACAGCCAAAGAATTAGCGGGTGGTTTTAGCATCGCAGGCTATCTGGCAGCGCTATCCCAGGAACTCGAAAATGCCGCGGAAATACTTGCCGCCTCAACCACGCCACACGGTGCCGACACGGTGTTTTTCGGTGGCGGCACCCCGTCCCTGCTGGGCGCGGACACCTTAGCGCAGGTGCTCGCCGAGGTGTCCCGCACCATTGGGCTTGCCCCGAATTGTGAGATCACCACTGAAGCAAACCCGGAATCCACCAGCCCAGATTTTTTCGCCACCCTGCACGACAGTGGTTTCACCCGGGTATCCCTAGGAATGCAGTCCACGTCGTCGCGGGTGCTTTCCCTGCTGGGACGCAAGCACAGTCCCGGGCGGGCACTGCAGGCCGCCGAAGAAGCGATTGCAGCCGGATTTACTCATGTCAACCTAGACATGATCTATGGCACCCCAACGGAAACCGAAGCCGAGGTTGCCGCCACCCTCCAGGCAATTATCGAAACCGGGGTCGATCACGTCTCCGCCTATTCGCTCATTGTGGAGGCCGGCACAGCCTTTGCCCGGCGGGTAAGCCGCGGCGAACTGATCCAAACCGATGATGATGTGCTCGCCCAACGCTATGAGCTGATAGCCGCCACCCTGCAAGCGCACGGTTTTGACTGGTATGAGGTGTCGAATTGGGCGAAACCAGGTGGGCAATGTCGGCATAATCTCATCTATTGGCGCAACCGCAACTGGTGGGGTGCAGGCCCTGGTGCCCACGGCCACATCGACGGGGTGCGGCGGGTGAATGTTAAACATCCTGCCCGCTACCACAGCCTTTCCACCAAGGATCAGCTTCCCCTAGCTGAGGTGGAACATCTCACCGCGGCGGAACACCACACCGAAACAGTAATGGTGGGGTTGCGCCTCGTCGAAGGGATCGACGCTACGATTATTGATCCCCGCGCCTATCCGACGATCAACGATTTTGTGCAGCGTGGACTGCTGCACCAGTGGGATGATCCAACTACCGGCCAGCGAAGAATCGCAGTTACCGACCGGGGCCGGCTGCTCGCCGACGGAATCATCGCCGAAATCCTCATCAGCGAAGAATCCGCCTAG